One Segnochrobactrum spirostomi genomic window carries:
- a CDS encoding phosphoribosyltransferase family protein — translation MTTAAPAPHDIFTGASWHVDVAGFPVDLPIVAIKPDFAISLMMVIDLGVRFGEHVGRKLAEKLAPLKPDIVVGTATLGIPVAIEVTRALGLDHYVILQKSPKIHLGDALVQTISSITSKGEQRLLLDRRAVPLLAGKRVVVVDDVVASGSSLKGALDLVRAAGADVVGSGVILTEARDWQVVLGEDQTKLVSLAHIPQFAPDDHGRWSPIPETFL, via the coding sequence ATGACGACTGCCGCCCCTGCACCGCACGACATCTTCACCGGTGCCTCGTGGCACGTCGACGTCGCAGGCTTCCCGGTGGACCTGCCGATCGTCGCGATCAAACCCGATTTCGCCATCTCGCTGATGATGGTGATCGATCTCGGCGTCCGCTTCGGTGAGCATGTCGGGCGCAAGCTTGCCGAGAAGCTTGCACCGCTGAAACCCGACATCGTTGTGGGCACCGCGACCCTCGGCATCCCGGTGGCGATCGAGGTCACGCGGGCGCTTGGGCTCGATCACTATGTGATCCTGCAGAAATCGCCGAAGATCCACCTCGGCGATGCCCTGGTTCAGACGATTTCGTCCATCACGTCGAAAGGCGAGCAGCGTCTCCTGCTCGACCGCCGCGCCGTGCCGCTCCTCGCCGGCAAGCGCGTCGTGGTGGTCGACGACGTCGTCGCGTCCGGCTCGAGCCTCAAGGGCGCGCTCGATCTCGTGCGGGCGGCCGGTGCCGACGTCGTCGGCTCGGGCGTCATCCTCACCGAGGCCCGCGATTGGCAGGTGGTGCTCGGCGAGGACCAGACGAAGCTCGTGAGCCTCGCCCACATCCCGCAATTCGCCCCCGACGACCACGGCCGGTGGTCGCCGATTCCGGAGACGTTCCTCTGA
- a CDS encoding energy-coupling factor transporter transmembrane component T family protein — MTRISEINFFLKLALATLVMVFAWIAPDWRYGVPLAVAVLGVMALIRVPNLAGYLKGAGLLVCLVVASWLVNLVLQGHSFFAAVPVAVAMAARLVTTTAAFFFVMETSSPGSILAAASAARLPPVATLVLALTFGIIPMLRDDFERIADAQRARGMEVDDVGFVTKLRFALARGVPLLVQAVRMAHAISIALAIYGFDTGRKRTTWREVGLMVEPRMRRPGS; from the coding sequence ATGACCCGGATCAGCGAAATCAACTTCTTCCTGAAGCTCGCTTTGGCGACACTCGTGATGGTGTTTGCCTGGATCGCCCCGGATTGGCGCTATGGCGTCCCTCTGGCGGTCGCCGTCCTCGGCGTCATGGCGCTCATCCGGGTGCCGAACCTGGCGGGATATCTCAAGGGCGCCGGTTTGCTCGTCTGCCTCGTCGTGGCGAGCTGGCTCGTCAACCTCGTGCTGCAGGGACATTCGTTCTTTGCGGCGGTACCGGTTGCGGTTGCCATGGCGGCTCGGTTGGTGACCACCACGGCAGCCTTCTTCTTCGTCATGGAAACGAGTTCGCCCGGTTCCATCCTGGCGGCGGCAAGTGCGGCGCGGCTCCCTCCTGTCGCGACGCTGGTGCTCGCCTTGACGTTCGGCATCATCCCGATGCTGCGCGACGATTTCGAGCGGATCGCCGACGCGCAGCGCGCCCGGGGCATGGAGGTCGACGACGTCGGGTTCGTCACCAAGTTGCGTTTCGCGCTGGCGCGGGGCGTGCCGCTCCTCGTGCAGGCCGTGCGGATGGCGCACGCGATCTCGATCGCCTTGGCGATCTACGGGTTCGATACGGGGCGCAAACGGACCACGTGGCGGGAGGTCGGCTTGATGGTCGAGCCACGGATGCGCCGGCCGGGCTCGTAG